From one Desulfonatronum sp. SC1 genomic stretch:
- the mutS gene encoding DNA mismatch repair protein MutS produces MSESSPPKLTPMLEQYLGIKAAHPDALLFFRMGDFYELFFEDAETAARELQITLTSRNPNAENPVPMCGVPYHACESYLTQLLSKGLKVAICDQVEDPKEAKGLVKRAVTRVLTPGTLVEDAGLEAKEHHFLAALFWDAQADFGGLAWVDVSTGECRGVRLRGQMASWSWVAKLQPRELLLPDHLRPPVQAGGVSTRITPLPVRGFFEFGQAKERVLRSQGVADLHVLDLENKPQLTQAFGALLAYLKQTQKHDPNHLQPLQVIQPGDFLLLDEVTLRNLEVFRRLDGGRGPGTLRHVLDQTLTSMGGRLLESRLHYPWKEPEPILQNQAVVAALLENDVCRSELAQRLSTTTDLERIATRISMNRTSPRDFAALRQGVARLPGLRETLGNLLQAHDEQELDMSKNGSPASPTPDANSPHILLQELLRSWDDLNDLTDLLQRALVDSPPLLITDGGIFRSGYDQDLDALLDLVEHGQDTLREMLAREQELTGQPKLKMGYNRVFGYYFELPRSQTRELPERFQRRQSLVSSERFVTEELKELEDRLLGASDRRKILEHKLFQELRDKVDQFRSRVMRMAETVARLDVWLALAEAARKWSWSRPNVTTDLNISIIGGRHPGIEACQGSADYIPNDVHLDDQRRVLIITGPNMGGKSTVLRQTALICILAQIGSFVPATQASIGLTDRIFTRVGASDNLSLGQSTFMVEMIETARILRQATQRSLVILDEIGRGTSTYDGLALAWAVVEELSGHGVKQSRGPVRTLFATHYHELTSLEGRLPGVRNYNIAVKEWKGDIIFLRRLVPGPSDRSYGIEVAKLAGLPRGVVARAKEILEELDAAKKPRMLHQSSNSARRQLLREPLPGLGITTPSRENPEEADILNLLRDLDPKHLSPMQALTLLQQWKERLEGGE; encoded by the coding sequence ATGAGTGAATCAAGCCCACCCAAGCTGACGCCCATGCTGGAGCAGTACTTGGGCATCAAGGCCGCCCATCCGGACGCCCTGCTCTTTTTCCGCATGGGGGATTTCTACGAGCTCTTCTTCGAGGACGCCGAAACGGCGGCCCGTGAACTGCAGATTACTCTGACCAGCCGCAACCCAAACGCCGAAAACCCCGTACCCATGTGCGGGGTGCCCTATCACGCCTGCGAATCCTACCTGACCCAACTCCTGAGCAAGGGCCTCAAGGTGGCTATCTGCGACCAGGTGGAGGATCCTAAGGAGGCAAAAGGACTGGTTAAACGGGCCGTTACCCGGGTGCTGACCCCAGGTACCCTGGTGGAGGACGCCGGCCTGGAGGCCAAGGAACACCATTTTCTGGCCGCCCTGTTCTGGGACGCTCAGGCGGATTTCGGCGGCTTGGCTTGGGTAGACGTGTCCACCGGGGAGTGCCGGGGAGTCAGGCTTCGCGGCCAAATGGCGTCATGGTCGTGGGTGGCCAAGCTCCAGCCCCGGGAACTGCTGCTGCCGGATCACTTGCGCCCACCAGTGCAGGCCGGGGGTGTTTCCACCCGAATCACTCCGCTGCCCGTGCGCGGCTTCTTCGAATTCGGGCAGGCCAAAGAACGAGTCCTGCGAAGCCAAGGCGTGGCCGACCTGCACGTCCTGGATCTGGAGAACAAGCCACAGCTCACCCAGGCCTTCGGGGCGCTGTTGGCCTATCTGAAACAGACCCAGAAGCACGACCCGAATCACCTTCAGCCGCTCCAAGTCATTCAGCCCGGCGATTTTCTGCTTCTGGACGAAGTCACCCTGCGCAATCTGGAAGTTTTTCGTCGCCTGGACGGCGGACGCGGGCCGGGTACCCTGCGCCACGTCCTGGACCAAACCCTGACGTCCATGGGCGGCCGCCTTCTTGAATCCCGTCTGCACTACCCCTGGAAGGAACCGGAACCGATCCTCCAGAACCAGGCCGTGGTCGCCGCGCTGCTGGAAAATGACGTTTGCCGCTCCGAACTTGCCCAACGGCTGTCCACCACCACGGACCTGGAACGCATCGCCACCCGGATTTCCATGAACCGAACGTCGCCGCGGGATTTCGCGGCCTTGCGCCAAGGCGTGGCTCGGCTGCCCGGGCTCCGTGAGACCCTCGGCAACCTGCTTCAGGCCCACGACGAGCAAGAACTCGACATGTCGAAGAACGGTTCTCCCGCTTCCCCGACTCCTGACGCCAACTCGCCACACATCCTGCTCCAAGAGCTTCTGCGTTCCTGGGACGATCTGAACGATCTGACCGACCTGCTCCAGCGGGCCCTGGTGGACTCCCCTCCCCTGCTGATCACGGACGGCGGCATTTTCCGCTCTGGATACGATCAGGATTTGGACGCGCTGCTGGACTTGGTGGAACATGGGCAGGATACCCTGCGGGAGATGCTGGCCCGGGAACAGGAACTGACCGGCCAGCCCAAGCTGAAGATGGGCTACAACCGGGTGTTCGGCTATTATTTCGAGCTGCCCAGATCCCAGACCAGGGAACTGCCCGAGCGATTCCAGCGGCGGCAGTCCCTGGTCTCCAGCGAGCGCTTCGTCACCGAGGAGCTCAAGGAACTGGAAGACCGTCTGCTGGGTGCCTCGGACCGACGCAAGATTCTGGAGCACAAGCTCTTTCAGGAACTGCGGGACAAGGTAGACCAATTCCGTTCCCGGGTGATGCGCATGGCCGAGACCGTGGCCCGCCTGGACGTCTGGCTGGCCCTGGCCGAGGCGGCCAGAAAATGGTCCTGGTCCCGCCCCAACGTCACGACGGATCTGAACATTTCCATAATTGGCGGACGCCATCCGGGCATTGAGGCTTGCCAAGGCAGCGCGGACTACATCCCCAACGACGTCCACCTGGACGACCAACGCCGGGTGCTGATCATCACCGGCCCGAACATGGGCGGCAAGTCCACGGTGCTGCGCCAGACCGCGCTGATATGCATCCTGGCCCAGATCGGCTCCTTCGTCCCGGCGACCCAGGCGTCCATCGGCCTCACGGATCGGATCTTCACTCGTGTCGGGGCCTCGGACAACTTGAGTCTTGGGCAAAGCACCTTTATGGTGGAGATGATTGAGACGGCGCGCATCCTGCGTCAGGCCACCCAGCGCAGTCTGGTCATCCTGGACGAAATCGGCCGGGGAACCAGCACCTACGACGGCCTGGCCCTGGCCTGGGCCGTGGTGGAGGAACTTTCCGGCCACGGGGTGAAACAATCCAGAGGCCCCGTGCGGACCCTGTTCGCCACCCATTACCACGAACTGACCTCCCTGGAAGGTCGACTGCCCGGAGTGCGCAACTACAACATCGCGGTCAAGGAGTGGAAAGGCGACATCATTTTTCTGCGCCGACTGGTCCCCGGTCCTTCGGACCGCAGCTACGGCATCGAGGTGGCAAAACTGGCCGGCCTCCCGCGCGGGGTCGTGGCCAGAGCCAAGGAAATTTTGGAGGAACTGGACGCCGCGAAAAAGCCCCGAATGCTTCACCAGTCGTCCAATTCGGCGCGGCGACAACTGCTCCGCGAGCCCCTGCCCGGCTTGGGGATCACGACGCCCTCCCGAGAGAATCCGGAAGAAGCCGACATCTTAAACCTTTTACGCGACCTTGACCCGAAGCATCTCAGCCCCATGCAAGCGTTGACCTTGCTCCAACAATGGAAGGAACGCCTGGAAGGGGGAGAGTGA
- the lysA gene encoding diaminopimelate decarboxylase has product MHHFTYRNGELYAEDVAVRDLAAEYGTPLYVYSTATFKRHFQAFDSAFADLPHMTCYSVKANSNLCVLRLLSELGAGMDIVSGGELFRALSAGVPTRKIVYSGVGKRAEEIREALLADILMFNVESMDELRRINDIALELGQVARISLRINPDVDAKTHPYISTGMKNNKFGLDIKQSLEGYELALKLPGIEPVGIDCHIGSQLTSIAPFLEALHRIKDFNHRLKTMGVDVRFLDLGGGLGITYDQEEPPHPKEFGQVLVRELQDMDVTLILEPGRVIAGNTGILVTEVVYTKSTETKHFVIVDAAMNDLVRPSLYQSHHTIAEVRPQGRSTRNVDVVGPICESGDFLARDRDLPEVHSGELLAIFSAGAYGFTMSSQYNSRPRAAEILVDGSQVMLARKRETYNDLVALERQCLKE; this is encoded by the coding sequence ATGCATCACTTTACATATCGCAATGGTGAACTGTACGCCGAGGACGTGGCGGTCCGGGATCTGGCGGCGGAATACGGCACGCCGCTGTACGTCTATTCCACCGCGACCTTCAAGCGCCACTTCCAGGCCTTTGACTCCGCCTTCGCCGACCTGCCTCACATGACGTGCTATTCGGTCAAGGCCAACTCCAACCTATGCGTGCTGCGCCTGCTTAGCGAGCTGGGCGCGGGTATGGACATCGTTTCCGGGGGCGAACTGTTCCGGGCCCTTTCCGCCGGGGTCCCGACACGCAAGATCGTTTATTCCGGAGTGGGCAAACGGGCCGAGGAAATCCGGGAAGCCTTGCTGGCCGACATTCTGATGTTTAACGTGGAGTCCATGGACGAGCTGCGACGGATCAACGACATCGCCCTGGAACTAGGCCAGGTCGCCCGGATCAGCCTGCGCATCAATCCGGACGTGGACGCCAAGACACATCCCTACATTTCAACGGGGATGAAGAACAACAAGTTCGGTCTGGACATTAAACAGTCCCTGGAAGGCTACGAACTGGCCTTGAAGCTTCCAGGCATTGAGCCTGTAGGCATCGACTGCCACATCGGCTCCCAACTCACTTCCATCGCCCCTTTCCTGGAAGCCCTGCACCGGATCAAGGACTTCAATCATAGATTAAAAACAATGGGCGTGGATGTTCGCTTCCTGGACCTAGGCGGCGGTCTGGGCATCACCTACGACCAGGAAGAGCCGCCGCACCCCAAGGAGTTCGGCCAAGTCCTGGTCCGGGAACTTCAGGACATGGACGTCACCCTGATCCTTGAGCCGGGCCGGGTCATCGCTGGGAACACGGGCATTCTGGTCACGGAAGTCGTGTACACCAAATCCACGGAAACCAAGCACTTCGTCATCGTGGACGCCGCCATGAACGATTTGGTCCGCCCCTCCCTGTACCAGTCCCATCATACCATTGCCGAGGTCAGGCCCCAAGGTCGATCGACACGGAACGTAGACGTGGTCGGGCCCATCTGCGAGTCAGGAGACTTTCTGGCCCGGGACCGAGACCTGCCCGAAGTGCACTCCGGTGAACTTCTGGCGATTTTTTCCGCCGGGGCTTACGGCTTCACCATGTCCTCCCAGTATAACTCCCGCCCCCGGGCCGCGGAAATCCTGGTGGATGGCTCCCAGGTCATGCTGGCTCGGAAACGCGAAACCTACAACGACTTGGTTGCCCTGGAGCGTCAATGCCTCAAGGAATGA
- a CDS encoding DUF523 and DUF1722 domain-containing protein produces the protein MEKPLRLGISSCLLGNNVRYDGGHKLDRFLRDTLGKYVEFVPVCPEVECGMSVPREAMRLVGDTENPRLRTIRSGDDLTDQMLAWAAEKNKWLAGQDLCGFIFKSKSPSSGLQNVKVYSEQGMPQQKGVGIFAKTFITRFPDIPVEDDGRLNDPGLRENFIERIFVARRWQDVVTAKPALGPLVAFQAHHKYLVLAHSPKHYTALGRLVAQGSEMNRDQVFTEYGRLLSEALQVRTTKAKLFNVLEKSMGHFKKQITAWEKQELLDVFRRFKEGQIPLIVPVTLLNHYIRKYDEPYLKTQFFFHPHPLELKLRNHA, from the coding sequence ATGGAAAAACCGCTGCGTTTGGGTATCAGCTCTTGTTTGCTGGGCAACAACGTCCGCTATGACGGCGGGCACAAGCTGGATCGTTTCTTGCGGGACACCCTGGGCAAGTACGTGGAGTTCGTGCCGGTCTGTCCGGAGGTGGAGTGCGGCATGTCCGTGCCACGGGAGGCCATGCGGCTGGTGGGAGACACCGAGAATCCCCGGCTACGGACCATTCGGTCCGGCGATGACCTTACGGACCAAATGCTGGCCTGGGCCGCGGAGAAGAACAAGTGGCTGGCCGGACAGGATCTGTGCGGCTTCATCTTCAAGAGCAAGTCGCCATCCAGCGGCCTGCAAAACGTGAAGGTCTACTCAGAGCAAGGCATGCCGCAGCAAAAAGGAGTGGGCATTTTCGCCAAGACGTTCATCACCCGGTTCCCGGACATCCCGGTGGAAGACGATGGACGCCTGAACGATCCAGGTCTGCGAGAAAACTTCATCGAGCGGATTTTCGTAGCCCGGCGCTGGCAGGACGTGGTCACGGCCAAGCCGGCCCTTGGGCCGTTGGTTGCCTTTCAAGCGCACCATAAGTATCTTGTTTTAGCCCACAGCCCGAAGCATTACACAGCCCTGGGCCGCCTAGTGGCCCAGGGCTCGGAAATGAACCGGGACCAGGTATTCACCGAGTATGGACGCCTGCTGTCCGAGGCCCTGCAAGTTCGCACCACCAAGGCTAAATTGTTCAATGTGCTGGAAAAGAGCATGGGCCATTTCAAAAAGCAGATCACGGCCTGGGAAAAGCAGGAACTACTGGACGTCTTCCGACGCTTCAAGGAAGGTCAAATCCCGCTGATCGTCCCGGTGACCCTGCTCAACCACTACATCCGGAAGTATGATGAGCCGTATCTCAAGACACAGTTCTTCTTCCACCCGCACCCTTTGGAACTCAAGCTGCGCAACCACGCCTGA
- a CDS encoding ATP-binding protein codes for MPQGMNVLFERLPSIPTPMDRLRGFQSQLGIDQKDFARMNQLSDAFSPEKERFAQRVFDHFHGIPATRIVLDHGPSRERMIRIWSHWYESFFQNRNQDAFLIAQWRSGLNHVAAGIDHRYISLAYAMARKFIHETALAKLEPKPCSAAIDLMDRLLDLCLLVETDAFITSLTKCDLEIIRGIAHQVRNPLMVIGGNVLRLRKQLPADDPKHEVYETMLLEANRLERMVRNVTTYNEVFQREPRPNSCDLDSAIKATLEELRPQDGISVEIRPDTRHPNVLADPEDLRVILYHLIQNSLENAADTSAPMVRITSLQSETSGDFLDIHIFNNGPTPNPDSLESLFTPFYSTKALGTGFGLPIARLAVRKNHGHLTLRSQPEEGTTCLVTLPT; via the coding sequence ATGCCTCAAGGAATGAACGTCCTCTTCGAGCGATTGCCGTCCATACCGACCCCCATGGACCGGTTGCGCGGCTTTCAAAGCCAACTGGGCATCGACCAGAAGGACTTCGCTCGGATGAATCAGCTTTCGGACGCGTTTTCGCCGGAAAAGGAACGGTTCGCCCAGCGGGTCTTCGATCATTTCCACGGCATCCCGGCAACTCGTATCGTCCTGGATCACGGCCCGTCGCGGGAACGGATGATCCGGATCTGGTCCCATTGGTACGAATCCTTTTTCCAGAACCGCAACCAAGATGCTTTTCTGATCGCCCAATGGCGTAGCGGCCTGAACCATGTGGCCGCGGGCATCGATCATCGCTACATCAGCTTGGCCTATGCCATGGCCCGTAAATTCATCCATGAAACGGCCCTGGCCAAGCTGGAGCCGAAACCCTGCTCCGCGGCCATCGACCTGATGGACCGCCTCCTGGATCTCTGCTTGCTGGTGGAGACCGACGCCTTTATCACCTCTCTGACCAAATGCGACCTGGAGATCATTCGCGGCATCGCCCACCAGGTCCGCAATCCCCTGATGGTTATCGGCGGCAACGTCTTGCGTCTGCGCAAACAGCTTCCCGCGGACGACCCCAAGCACGAAGTGTACGAAACCATGCTACTGGAGGCCAACCGCCTGGAGCGGATGGTTCGCAACGTGACCACCTACAACGAGGTCTTCCAACGCGAGCCTCGGCCCAACTCCTGCGACCTGGACTCCGCGATCAAGGCCACCCTGGAGGAATTGCGGCCTCAGGATGGGATTAGCGTCGAAATCCGGCCGGATACTCGCCATCCCAACGTGCTGGCGGACCCGGAAGACCTGCGGGTGATCCTGTATCACCTGATCCAAAACAGCCTGGAAAATGCGGCGGACACGTCCGCTCCCATGGTCCGGATCACCTCCCTCCAAAGCGAGACCAGCGGTGACTTTCTAGATATCCACATCTTCAACAACGGCCCGACTCCGAATCCGGACAGCCTGGAAAGCCTGTTCACGCCATTTTACTCCACCAAGGCCTTGGGCACCGGCTTCGGCCTGCCCATTGCCAGGCTGGCCGTACGCAAGAACCACGGGCACCTGACCTTGCGGTCCCAGCCGGAGGAAGGCACGACCTGTTTGGTCACATTGCCGACGTGA
- a CDS encoding AI-2E family transporter — protein sequence MRLIRDWFQRHFSDPQVVILVGMLIVVFAGIYFLGRMVVPFLTGLVMAYLLEGLVRFLTNWRIPRLLAVLIVFFGFMTGSFFALFWLLPMLTKQVAQLVQQIPGLITHTQALLLQLPERYPKFITDEQVVQFTTALRNELFTFGQKLLTFSVASVTGLITIIVYLIIVPMLIFFFLKDKEKIVSWLRAFLPKERSLAKQVWLEVDNQIGNYIRGKFWEILIVWGATYATFLWLGMQYAMLLGLVVGLSVLIPYIGAAVVTLPVAIVAYAQWGFGDELLYVLIAYAVIQAIDGNILAPLLFSEVVDIHPVAIILAILVFGGLWGFWGIFFAIPLATVVQAVLRAWPRSMAPPPEEPEAGTQYTE from the coding sequence ATGCGCCTGATACGAGACTGGTTTCAACGACATTTCAGCGACCCCCAGGTTGTGATCCTGGTGGGCATGCTGATCGTGGTGTTCGCCGGAATCTACTTTCTGGGACGGATGGTGGTGCCATTCCTGACCGGGTTAGTCATGGCTTATCTACTGGAAGGCTTGGTTCGCTTTCTGACCAACTGGCGCATCCCGAGACTCTTGGCCGTGCTGATCGTTTTTTTCGGATTCATGACCGGGTCATTCTTCGCCCTATTCTGGCTGCTGCCCATGCTGACCAAGCAGGTCGCCCAACTGGTTCAACAGATACCCGGCCTGATCACCCACACCCAAGCCCTGCTGCTCCAGCTCCCGGAGCGCTACCCCAAGTTCATCACCGATGAACAAGTGGTCCAGTTCACCACGGCGCTGCGCAACGAACTGTTTACCTTTGGTCAAAAGCTGCTGACTTTTTCCGTGGCCTCGGTCACGGGGTTGATCACCATCATCGTGTACTTGATCATCGTGCCCATGCTGATCTTCTTTTTCCTCAAGGACAAAGAAAAAATCGTGAGCTGGCTGCGGGCCTTCCTGCCCAAGGAGCGGAGCTTGGCCAAGCAGGTCTGGCTGGAAGTGGACAACCAGATCGGCAATTATATTCGGGGGAAGTTCTGGGAAATCCTGATCGTCTGGGGCGCGACCTACGCAACCTTTCTCTGGCTCGGCATGCAGTACGCCATGCTGCTCGGGCTGGTGGTCGGCCTGTCCGTGCTGATTCCCTACATCGGAGCCGCCGTGGTCACCCTGCCCGTGGCCATTGTGGCCTATGCCCAATGGGGGTTCGGGGACGAATTGTTGTACGTGCTCATCGCCTACGCCGTGATCCAGGCCATTGACGGCAACATCCTCGCCCCTTTGCTTTTTTCCGAAGTGGTGGACATCCACCCCGTGGCTATCATCCTGGCCATCTTGGTCTTCGGCGGGCTCTGGGGCTTCTGGGGCATCTTCTTTGCAATCCCCCTGGCCACAGTGGTTCAGGCCGTGCTCCGCGCCTGGCCCAGATCCATGGCTCCACCGCCAGAGGAGCCGGAAGCCGGCACGCAGTACACTGAGTAA
- a CDS encoding ElyC/SanA/YdcF family protein: MMFLLKIIIGLLCMPLSVAGLLLFVGLALLWLGKSRKLAGTVLLLGTMTAIGFASSPVADRLLIPLERRHDPVTSVRDLADIRFVVVLGGGHRSDPRLTATMQLTDASLARLVEGIRLHRQLPRSVLVVSGGAVFDAVSHAQVMAGAAGDLGESGPRVLLDQARDTAEEMLALREVIEAGEPFLLVTSASHMLRSVALAQAAGLAPIPAPTDFLVKQSLERERHPGDFFPSSTALRRSERAVYEYLGLVWAQVREVPRLRRVVAETKDG; encoded by the coding sequence ATGATGTTCCTGCTGAAAATAATCATCGGCCTGCTCTGCATGCCCCTGAGCGTGGCCGGCCTCCTGCTTTTTGTCGGGCTGGCGCTGCTTTGGCTGGGAAAGAGCCGGAAGCTGGCTGGAACGGTGTTGCTTCTGGGAACGATGACCGCGATAGGCTTTGCGTCGTCCCCGGTGGCGGATCGCCTTCTGATTCCTTTGGAGCGTCGCCATGACCCGGTGACGAGTGTTCGGGATCTGGCGGACATCAGGTTTGTCGTCGTGCTGGGCGGAGGGCATCGGTCAGATCCTCGATTGACCGCGACAATGCAATTGACCGACGCTTCGCTTGCCCGGCTCGTCGAAGGAATCCGGCTGCATCGACAGCTTCCACGGAGCGTTTTGGTCGTTTCGGGGGGAGCGGTTTTCGATGCGGTATCCCATGCCCAAGTCATGGCAGGGGCGGCTGGAGATCTGGGGGAGTCGGGGCCGAGGGTTCTGCTGGACCAAGCCAGAGACACGGCGGAAGAGATGCTGGCCTTGCGGGAGGTGATCGAGGCGGGTGAGCCTTTTTTGCTGGTCACTTCCGCCTCGCACATGCTCAGGTCCGTGGCTTTGGCCCAGGCCGCCGGACTGGCCCCGATCCCGGCGCCGACGGATTTTCTGGTCAAGCAATCCTTGGAGAGGGAGCGCCATCCTGGTGATTTTTTTCCGTCCTCCACCGCGCTGCGTCGTAGCGAACGGGCTGTCTACGAGTATTTGGGGCTGGTCTGGGCCCAAGTCCGGGAGGTTCCCCGGTTGCGTCGCGTTGTAGCGGAGACGAAGGACGGGTAA